In the genome of Deltaproteobacteria bacterium, the window GAGGCCGAAGCGGTTACGCCACGCGGCCAGCACTTCGTCGGAGAGATGTTCGCCGGCGCTCATGCAATGGCGCAGCGCGGGGACATCGGCGCGGCTGAAGTGGGTTTTCTGAATGATATGGCGATACAACGTCGGCACGCCGATGAAGATCGTGGCGCCGTGCTTGGCGATCAGTCGCGGCCACACCGAGCCATCGGGGCTGCCTTCGTGGAGAATCGCGGTGTGGCCGCGATAGAGCGGGTCCATCAGGCCGGTGCCGAGCACGTAGGTCCAGTTGAACTTGCCCGAGTGCAACACGCGATCGCCGGTGGGTTGAAAATCGAACCAGTATTCTGATGATGGCTGGCGACCGAGCAAGGCGCGATGCGCGTGCAGCACACCTTTGGGATAGCCAGTAGTGCCGGAGGTGTAGACGAGATACGCGGGATCTTCCGCGCGCGTTGGGTGCGCATCGCCCCAGCGCTGAATCGCGGCGAGCGCACGATCGAAATCGACTACGGTGATGCGGTCAGACGTGGCACGATCGCCGGTGCCGATCAGAATCACATAGGCAATGCTGCCAAGCCGCTCGAAGGTGCCCTGCATCGCATTCCACGTTGCGCGGTCGGTCACCACCACTTGGGCGCCCGAGTCGCTGGCGAGAAATTGAATCTCGTCGGTTGTCAGTAGCGGCGACGTCGGGACCGGAATGGCGCCGCGCTTCAGCGCGCCGAGGAAGACCGTCGGATACTCGATGCAGTTCGGCAGACGAATCAGTACACGCGCTCCGGCGGCGACTCCGATGTCGCGCAGGAGTTGCGCGAAGCGGCTGGTGGCGTCGGCGAGCTCGCGAAACGTCGCCCGACGCACACCGATGGCGTCGTCATCGACGATCACCGCAAGCCGGTTCTCCCGCGCTGTACCGACATGCGCATCGCTGCACGCCACACCGATGTTGAAGTACTCGGGGATGTTCCAGATCCAAGGCGGGAAGCTCATCGCGGCCGGTACCATGCCAATTCCGAGCGCGAGTCGCCAGTGCGGATTCGCTTATGGCTGATCGCGGATTGCTTATCGTCGGGTGGGGCGATTGTGCTATCGAGTGTCCAAGGAATGCGAGGAGGCCAAGGCGTGGCAAGCAGCGACAATAGGCGGGATAGTCCACTCGGTCACCACCTCGGGTTCGAACCGAGTGTCGTCGACGACGAGCATGCGGTGCAACGGTTGCTGATCCAACCGCATCACACCAATCCAACTGGTGCGATTCACGGTGGCGTGATCATCGCGCTGGCGGACAATCTGGCGACGGCGATGGCGGGCCGCGCGAATGCCGGAAGTGCAGCGGAAGGCAAGTTCATGGTCGGCGTGGATCTGCACGCCGTGATGCTGCGCAATCAACAGGGCGGTACGATCACGGCCGAATCGCGCGTGGTCCGTCGCGGACGCCGCGTGACCGTGATCCGAACGATTGTCAGCGGCGACGACGGTAAGGCCCTCGCCGAGGTGACGACGACGCACATTCCGGCCTAGCTGATCGTGCGACTACGTCGGCCGGCGACGCAGTCCCCACAGTGCGCCGACGCAGCAGCCGAGCGCCGCAACGCCGCCGGTCCCGGTAGTGAAGTAGACCGAGGCCTCTTGCCACGCCGCGGCCGTGAAGCCGGCGCCGTGCAACGGCGTGCTGAGACTCGTACCGAAGAGTGCGGCGAGCAGTACTCCTAACGAGCTGATGTACATCCCATAGAGAGCGAGCCAGAACGTCGCGCGAGCCGTTCCGGTTGTCAGTCGGATGTGCCGCCAGGTGGCGCCGAGCAGCGCGAGAAACATCCCGCTCATCAGTGCGCCGACATGCGCCGAGAGTCCCATCCGCGGATTGCGCATCATCTGCACGAACAGGCCGCCGACGAGTCCGAGGAAGAAGAGCAGGATACCGTGCCAGAACAGCCGGCGCTCGATGTCGGCGGTCGTCATGCGGCGGTCCTCCTATGCGGAACGTGTCCGACGGCTTGAACGGGCCGCGCGCGCCTTGCGATCACCAACTTGGTCGAGCAGCGACAGCAAGCGGCGTGCGGCTTCGGTGGGCGTGAGCGTCGCGTTGGCGATGGCGAGCTCCATCGCCGGCAAGAGCTGGCGCGTGTCCTCGCGCGCTAGGAAGTGTTGCTTCAATCCTTCGTCGATCAAATTCCAGAACCACGTCCGCTGCTGCTCGCGACGTTTGCGATCAAGTTCCCCCGAGGCGCTGACTTGACGGCGATGGTCGGCAACGATGTTCCACACCGTGTCCATCCCGTGTGACTCGCGGGCGCTCACCGTCACCACCGGCGGATCCCACGTTGGGCTGCTGTGGCGGAACAGATTGAGCGCGGCGCGATACTGCGCTGCCGCTTGCGTGGCGTGATCGATGTTGTCGCCGTCGGCTTTGTTGATGGCGAGCGCGTCGGCGATTTCGAGGATGCCCTTCTTGATGCCCTGCAACTCATCGCCGGCACCAGCGAGCATCAGCACCAAGAAGAAATCGACCATCGACGCGACCGCGAATTCCGATTGCCCGACGCCGACGGTCTCGACCAGTACGACATCGTAGCCGGCGGCCTCGCATACCAGTAGGGCCTCGCGCGTGCGCCTGGCGACACCGCCGAGCGAGCCGCCCGACGGACTCGGCCGGATGAACGCTTCGGGTGCGGCGGATAGCCGTGGCATGCGCGTCTTGTCGCCGAGAATGCTGCCGCCAGATCGCGCACTGGATGGATCGACGGCCAACACGGCCACACGCTTGCCGGTGCCGATCAAGTAGAGACCGAACGCTTCAATGAACGTGCTCTTGCCGACCCCCGGTACGCCGCTGATGCCGACGCGCGCCGCGTGCCCGGTAAACGGCAGCAACGCTTCGAGCAGGCGCTGCGCCGATTGTTGGTGATCGCTACGCGTGCTCTCGACCAACGTGATGGCCTTCGCTAGCGCGCGGCGATTGCCCGCCCGCACGTCGCGCGCCAGCGAATCGATTGCGGATTGCGGAATGTCGGATTGCGGATTTGGGATTGCGGATTGCGGATCGAGGGATGCGGAGCGTTTCATATGTGGGTTGAGCGATCAGCGATCTTCATTCCGCATTCCGGGTGGGCCGTAAATCCGCAATCCCAAATCCGCAATCCGCAATCGATTCACGCGTTCGCCGCGCGCACCTGCGGTGTATGAGCGTCGGTGATCAACGCCAACACCGTGCGGGCCGCCTTGGGGATCTGCGTG includes:
- a CDS encoding acyl-CoA synthetase, whose translation is MSFPPWIWNIPEYFNIGVACSDAHVGTARENRLAVIVDDDAIGVRRATFRELADATSRFAQLLRDIGVAAGARVLIRLPNCIEYPTVFLGALKRGAIPVPTSPLLTTDEIQFLASDSGAQVVVTDRATWNAMQGTFERLGSIAYVILIGTGDRATSDRITVVDFDRALAAIQRWGDAHPTRAEDPAYLVYTSGTTGYPKGVLHAHRALLGRQPSSEYWFDFQPTGDRVLHSGKFNWTYVLGTGLMDPLYRGHTAILHEGSPDGSVWPRLIAKHGATIFIGVPTLYRHIIQKTHFSRADVPALRHCMSAGEHLSDEVLAAWRNRFGLDIYEGLGMTECSYYLCQTKSRPIRPGSAGFAQPGHSVKLLDPNTLDEVGVGEEGMLCIPKDDPDLMLRYWNQPEETAAHFRDDWFLTGDYARRDADGYIWFLGRKDDLINSFGYRVSPHEIERVLKDHPDVADAAAVGEEVTPDKVLVAAYVIRRPGSTISADALLAYGREHLASYKAPKIIYFVDEFPRTRNGKIQRRALTPDHTRTHSA
- a CDS encoding PaaI family thioesterase, which translates into the protein MASSDNRRDSPLGHHLGFEPSVVDDEHAVQRLLIQPHHTNPTGAIHGGVIIALADNLATAMAGRANAGSAAEGKFMVGVDLHAVMLRNQQGGTITAESRVVRRGRRVTVIRTIVSGDDGKALAEVTTTHIPA
- a CDS encoding hydrogenase, which produces MTTADIERRLFWHGILLFFLGLVGGLFVQMMRNPRMGLSAHVGALMSGMFLALLGATWRHIRLTTGTARATFWLALYGMYISSLGVLLAALFGTSLSTPLHGAGFTAAAWQEASVYFTTGTGGVAALGCCVGALWGLRRRPT
- the meaB gene encoding methylmalonyl Co-A mutase-associated GTPase MeaB, giving the protein MKRSASLDPQSAIPNPQSDIPQSAIDSLARDVRAGNRRALAKAITLVESTRSDHQQSAQRLLEALLPFTGHAARVGISGVPGVGKSTFIEAFGLYLIGTGKRVAVLAVDPSSARSGGSILGDKTRMPRLSAAPEAFIRPSPSGGSLGGVARRTREALLVCEAAGYDVVLVETVGVGQSEFAVASMVDFFLVLMLAGAGDELQGIKKGILEIADALAINKADGDNIDHATQAAAQYRAALNLFRHSSPTWDPPVVTVSARESHGMDTVWNIVADHRRQVSASGELDRKRREQQRTWFWNLIDEGLKQHFLAREDTRQLLPAMELAIANATLTPTEAARRLLSLLDQVGDRKARAARSSRRTRSA